The Pseudomonas sp. TH06 genome has a window encoding:
- a CDS encoding amino acid ABC transporter ATP-binding protein has product MSALIEFRGFNKFYGEQQVLNGIDLQVKSGEVIVILGPSGCGKSTLLRCLNGLEVAHSGSLKFAGRELLDTSTDWREVRQQIGMVFQSYHLFPHMSVLDNLLLGPLKVQKRQRREAQQQAEALLERVGLADKRDAFPRQLSGGQQQRIAIVRSLCMNPRVMLFDEVTAALDPEMVKEVLQVIQGLAREGMTLLIVTHEMAFARAVADRIVFMDAGRILEQTPPEIFFTNPQTARAQQFLEKFSFVATLPETKLTKELQLS; this is encoded by the coding sequence ATGAGCGCATTGATCGAGTTCCGCGGTTTCAACAAATTCTACGGCGAGCAGCAGGTGCTCAACGGCATCGACCTGCAAGTGAAGTCAGGCGAAGTGATCGTCATCCTCGGCCCCAGCGGTTGCGGTAAAAGCACATTACTGCGCTGCCTCAATGGTCTTGAGGTCGCTCACAGCGGCAGCCTGAAGTTTGCCGGTCGCGAGTTACTGGACACGTCCACCGACTGGCGCGAAGTCCGTCAGCAGATCGGCATGGTCTTCCAGAGTTATCACCTGTTCCCGCACATGAGCGTGCTCGACAATTTGTTGCTCGGTCCGCTGAAAGTACAGAAGCGCCAACGCCGTGAAGCGCAGCAGCAAGCCGAAGCCTTGCTCGAACGCGTAGGTCTGGCGGACAAGCGTGATGCCTTCCCTCGACAGCTCTCCGGTGGCCAGCAGCAACGCATCGCCATCGTCCGTTCGTTGTGCATGAACCCACGGGTGATGCTCTTCGACGAAGTCACTGCCGCCCTCGACCCGGAAATGGTCAAGGAAGTGCTGCAAGTGATTCAGGGCCTGGCCCGTGAAGGCATGACCCTGCTGATCGTCACCCATGAAATGGCTTTCGCCCGCGCGGTAGCCGACCGCATCGTGTTCATGGATGCCGGGCGCATCCTGGAACAGACCCCGCCCGAGATTTTCTTTACGAACCCGCAAACCGCACGCGCGCAGCAGTTCCTGGAGAAGTTCTCCTTCGTTGCAACACTGCCCGAAACGAAACTCACAAAGGAACTGCAACTGTCATGA
- a CDS encoding amino acid ABC transporter permease, protein MASSGLELLWVSLPQLAKGAGQTLSISFLSIAISTVGGVLYGVLRTLNVTWLNAILRVYLELFRAIPVLVWLYLLFFGLPIFFGLSLPSFWCAVLVLSLWGASEVGEVARGALHSLPRGQREAGLSIGLNAPQLFGYVLLPQALKRMTPPTINVYTRIIKTSSLAVLIGVVDVIKVGQQIIERTYESVLIYGALFLFFFFICYPLSAASRVLERRWTQA, encoded by the coding sequence ATGGCCAGTTCGGGTCTTGAACTGCTCTGGGTGTCGTTGCCGCAACTGGCCAAAGGCGCCGGGCAAACCTTGTCGATCTCGTTTCTGAGCATCGCCATCAGCACCGTCGGCGGTGTGCTCTACGGCGTGCTGCGCACGCTCAACGTGACGTGGCTGAACGCGATCCTGCGGGTCTATCTGGAACTGTTCCGGGCGATCCCGGTGCTGGTCTGGCTGTACTTGCTGTTCTTCGGTCTGCCGATTTTCTTTGGCCTGAGCCTGCCGAGTTTCTGGTGCGCGGTGCTGGTGCTGTCGTTGTGGGGCGCCAGCGAAGTCGGCGAAGTCGCACGCGGTGCGTTGCATTCGTTGCCGCGCGGGCAGCGTGAAGCGGGGCTGTCGATTGGCCTCAACGCGCCGCAACTGTTCGGCTACGTGCTGCTGCCGCAAGCGCTGAAACGCATGACGCCGCCGACCATCAACGTCTACACACGAATCATCAAGACCAGTTCACTGGCAGTGCTGATCGGCGTGGTCGATGTGATCAAGGTCGGCCAGCAGATCATCGAGCGAACTTACGAATCAGTGCTGATTTACGGCGCGCTGTTCCTGTTTTTCTTTTTCATCTGCTACCCGCTCTCGGCCGCCTCACGCGTGCTGGAGCGGCGCTGGACGCAAGCATGA
- a CDS encoding MetQ/NlpA family ABC transporter substrate-binding protein has product MKKVLLFTALAAALTASLAQAGEKLVVAATPVPHAEILELIKPTLAKEGVDLEIKVFTDYVQPNVQVGEKRLDANYFQTKPYLDSFNQGKYKDDKAKYLVTVQGVHVEPFGGYSSKYKTLAELPDGATIAIPNEGSNSGRALILLQKAGLIELKDPKNALATPKDIAKNPHNFKFKELESALLPRVLKEVDLDMINTNYALEAKLNPTKDALVIEGADSPYVNFLVAREDNKNSDAIKKLAAALTSPEVKAFIEKKYNGAVLPAF; this is encoded by the coding sequence ATGAAAAAGGTTCTGTTGTTTACCGCATTGGCGGCTGCTCTGACTGCTTCCCTGGCGCAGGCCGGCGAGAAACTGGTTGTCGCGGCGACCCCGGTGCCGCACGCTGAGATTCTCGAGCTGATCAAACCGACCCTCGCCAAAGAAGGCGTGGATCTGGAAATCAAGGTGTTCACCGACTACGTGCAGCCGAACGTACAGGTTGGCGAAAAGCGTCTGGATGCCAACTACTTCCAGACCAAGCCTTACCTGGACAGCTTCAACCAGGGCAAATACAAGGACGACAAGGCCAAGTACCTGGTGACCGTGCAAGGCGTGCACGTTGAACCGTTCGGTGGCTACTCGAGCAAGTACAAGACGCTGGCTGAACTGCCGGACGGCGCAACCATCGCCATCCCGAACGAAGGCAGCAACAGCGGTCGTGCACTGATCCTGCTGCAGAAAGCGGGTCTGATCGAACTGAAAGATCCGAAAAACGCTCTGGCGACACCGAAAGACATCGCCAAGAACCCGCACAACTTCAAGTTCAAGGAACTGGAATCGGCCCTGCTGCCACGCGTTCTCAAGGAAGTTGATCTGGACATGATCAACACCAACTACGCGCTGGAAGCCAAGCTGAATCCGACCAAGGATGCGCTGGTGATCGAAGGTGCAGATTCGCCTTACGTGAACTTCCTGGTGGCCCGTGAGGACAACAAGAACAGCGACGCGATCAAGAAACTCGCCGCTGCCCTGACCAGCCCGGAAGTCAAAGCGTTCATCGAGAAGAAGTACAACGGCGCGGTACTGCCGGCGTTCTGA
- a CDS encoding transporter substrate-binding domain-containing protein translates to MKTAAFLFPLLSLALLAGCSKTEETPKPKVASESTAPAGYLDKIKARDKLIVGVFTDKPPFGFVDEAGRYVGFDTDIGRQFAKDLLGDENKVEFVAVEPASRIPFLQSDKVDLILANMTVTPERKEAVEFTNPNLKVAVQALVPQNSAVKNLDDLATRTTIVTTGTTADIWLTKNHPDWKLLKFEKNSESLQALANGRGDAYAQDNLVLFSWAKQNPGYRVLDEKLGAEAPIAPAVKKGNVELRDWVNTELAKLGEEKYLLKLYDQYVRKELSDDTKPESVIVEGGKWQG, encoded by the coding sequence ATGAAAACTGCCGCTTTTTTATTCCCTCTGCTCAGCCTTGCGCTGCTCGCCGGTTGCAGCAAAACCGAAGAAACGCCAAAGCCGAAAGTCGCCAGCGAAAGCACCGCGCCTGCCGGTTATCTGGACAAAATCAAGGCTCGCGACAAACTGATTGTCGGTGTCTTCACTGACAAGCCGCCATTCGGTTTCGTCGATGAGGCGGGGCGCTACGTCGGTTTTGATACCGACATCGGCCGTCAATTCGCCAAGGATCTGTTGGGCGACGAGAACAAGGTCGAGTTCGTCGCGGTGGAACCGGCCAGCCGCATTCCGTTCCTGCAAAGCGACAAGGTCGACCTGATCCTCGCCAACATGACCGTGACCCCAGAGCGCAAGGAAGCGGTGGAGTTCACCAACCCGAATCTGAAAGTCGCGGTGCAGGCATTAGTGCCGCAGAACAGCGCGGTAAAAAATCTTGATGACTTGGCGACCCGCACCACCATCGTCACCACCGGCACCACGGCCGACATCTGGCTGACCAAGAATCACCCGGACTGGAAGCTGCTCAAGTTCGAGAAAAACTCCGAGTCGCTGCAAGCCCTGGCCAACGGACGTGGCGATGCGTATGCGCAGGACAATCTGGTGCTGTTCAGCTGGGCCAAGCAGAACCCGGGTTATCGCGTGCTGGACGAAAAACTCGGGGCCGAAGCGCCGATTGCGCCGGCGGTGAAGAAGGGCAACGTCGAACTGCGCGACTGGGTGAATACCGAGTTGGCCAAACTGGGTGAAGAGAAGTATCTGCTCAAGCTGTACGACCAATATGTGCGTAAGGAGCTGAGCGATGACACCAAGCCTGAGAGCGTGATTGTTGAGGGTGGCAAGTGGCAGGGGTGA
- a CDS encoding amino acid ABC transporter permease, which yields MTFDYAFILSTLPAFLKAVGVTLQVGFIAIGTSLLVALLNATILVFRTPYLQKLVGLYVELARNTPLLIQLFFVYFALPAVGIQVSGFTAAIITMTFLGGAYLTEVLRAGVDAVPQAQLESGRSIGLSHGQLLRYVILPQAGILSLPSLFANFIFLLKETTVVSAVAVPEILYTTKSYIALYYKTYEMLAVLTLICVLLFLPLSLLLSRLERRLQHGQFGS from the coding sequence ATGACTTTCGATTACGCTTTTATCCTCAGCACCCTGCCGGCGTTTCTAAAAGCCGTCGGCGTGACGCTGCAGGTTGGTTTTATCGCCATCGGCACGTCGTTGCTGGTGGCGCTGCTCAACGCGACGATTCTGGTGTTCCGCACGCCTTACCTGCAAAAACTGGTTGGCTTGTACGTGGAACTGGCGCGCAACACGCCGCTGCTGATCCAGTTGTTCTTCGTCTATTTTGCCTTGCCGGCAGTGGGGATTCAGGTTTCTGGCTTCACCGCTGCGATCATCACCATGACTTTCCTCGGCGGCGCTTACCTCACCGAAGTGCTGCGTGCCGGCGTCGATGCAGTGCCCCAGGCGCAACTTGAATCGGGCCGTTCCATTGGCCTCTCTCACGGCCAATTACTGCGCTACGTGATCCTGCCGCAAGCGGGGATCCTCAGCCTGCCGTCGCTGTTCGCCAATTTCATTTTTCTGCTCAAGGAAACCACGGTGGTCTCGGCGGTGGCAGTGCCGGAAATTCTCTACACCACCAAGAGTTACATCGCGCTGTATTACAAAACCTACGAAATGCTCGCCGTGCTGACGCTGATCTGCGTGCTGCTGTTCTTGCCGCTGTCACTGTTGCTCAGCCGTCTGGAAAGGAGGCTTCAGCATGGCCAGTTCGGGTCTTGA